One window from the genome of Oryctolagus cuniculus chromosome 1, mOryCun1.1, whole genome shotgun sequence encodes:
- the LOC100357544 gene encoding large ribosomal subunit protein eL42, whose product MVNVPKTRRTFCKKCGKHQPHKVTQYKKGKDSLYAQGKRRYDRKQSGYGGQTKPIFRKKAKTTKKIVLRLECVEPNCRSKRMLAIKRCKHFELGGDKKRKGQVIQF is encoded by the coding sequence ATGGTGAACGTTCCGAAAACCCGCCGGACCTTCTGTAAGAAGTGTGgcaagcaccagccccacaaggtGACACAGTATAAGAAGGGCAAAGACTCTCTCTATGCCCAGGGAAAGCGGCGTTAtgataggaagcagagtggctATGGGGGACAGACTAAGCCGATTTTCCGGAAAAAGGCTAAAACTACAAAGAAGATTGTGCTGAGGCTTGAGTGTGTGGAGCCCAACTGCAGATCCAAGAGAATGTTGGCTATTAAGAGATGTAAACACTTTGAATTGGGAGGAGATAAGAAGAGAAAGGGGCAAGTGATCCAGTTCTAA